One stretch of Bacteroidota bacterium DNA includes these proteins:
- a CDS encoding aminotransferase class V-fold PLP-dependent enzyme — protein sequence MFAKTKEFDHLSPIESANNEDFWFPIQQSFSITRGIINLNNGGVSPSPRIVTEALIRYQWQQEDATAYTMWQILQPQVETIRTGLSELFGCDREEIAITRNASESLEILLMGMDLKSGDEILTTTQDYPRMLTTLKQREIREGLVLKMVKIPVPAKSNKEIVDAFAKGITTKTKVILMCHQINLTGQILPVKEVCELAKSKGIEVIVDGAHSFAQIDFKQNNLECDYYGVSLHKWLYAPKGTGLLFIKKDKIEKIWPLMAAEKKQANDIRKFEEIGTNSIAPKLAIGEAIAYHNGIGGKRKEARLRYLSRYWMNNLKTTPKVYFNTSFDDQFSCAIGNFGIEGVEPVELVGHLMSKYKIYTTPIVHDEFKGVRITPNLYTTTQELDRFCEIVKEIGKNGISK from the coding sequence TTGTTTGCAAAGACCAAAGAATTTGACCATCTCAGCCCTATTGAATCTGCCAATAACGAGGATTTCTGGTTTCCCATCCAGCAATCGTTCTCCATTACACGCGGTATCATCAACTTGAATAATGGTGGTGTTTCACCTTCACCTCGTATTGTCACAGAAGCATTGATTCGATATCAGTGGCAACAGGAAGATGCTACGGCGTACACAATGTGGCAGATTCTGCAACCTCAAGTTGAAACAATCAGGACGGGGTTATCTGAGCTGTTTGGTTGTGATAGGGAAGAAATTGCCATAACGCGAAATGCTTCGGAATCACTGGAAATATTGTTGATGGGAATGGATTTGAAAAGCGGTGATGAGATTTTGACAACCACACAAGATTATCCTAGAATGCTCACAACACTAAAACAGCGCGAAATACGTGAAGGTTTGGTGCTTAAAATGGTAAAAATACCGGTTCCTGCAAAGTCAAATAAAGAAATAGTTGATGCATTTGCGAAAGGAATCACAACAAAAACCAAAGTAATTTTAATGTGTCATCAGATTAACCTGACCGGTCAAATATTACCAGTCAAAGAGGTATGTGAGTTAGCAAAATCCAAAGGAATCGAGGTAATCGTAGATGGTGCACATTCATTTGCACAGATTGATTTTAAGCAAAATAACTTGGAATGTGATTATTATGGAGTTAGTTTGCATAAATGGCTCTATGCACCAAAAGGAACAGGGCTTTTGTTTATTAAGAAAGACAAAATCGAGAAAATATGGCCTTTAATGGCTGCTGAAAAGAAACAAGCAAATGATATTAGAAAATTTGAAGAAATTGGTACAAATTCCATAGCACCTAAGCTTGCGATAGGAGAGGCAATAGCATATCATAATGGGATTGGTGGAAAGCGAAAGGAAGCAAGACTACGATATTTAAGTCGATATTGGATGAATAATCTTAAAACTACTCCAAAAGTATATTTTAATACCTCGTTTGATGATCAATTTTCGTGTGCTATTGGTAATTTTGGGATTGAAGGGGTAGAACCCGTCGAATTGGTTGGACATTTAATGTCAAAATATAAAATTTATACGACACCGATTGTACATGACGAATTTAAAGGTGTGCGTATTACCCCAAATCTATATACGACTACTCAGGAATTAGATAGATTTTGTGAAATTGTCAAAGAAATTGGAAAAAACGGCATATCGAAATAG
- a CDS encoding amino acid permease, producing the protein MASKLFVTKPLKDLMADSQENDHSLKRTLGPINLTLLGIGAIIGAGLFVRTAAAAAEHAGPAVTISYIVAAIGCAFAGLCYAEFASSIPIAGSAYTYSYATMGEFVAWIIGWDLILEYAFGAATVAIAWSEYLNKLLGNWNIQIPFEWSHSPFEVSPDGISGLVNLPAVLILFLITMLLIRGTQESAFVNGIIVVIKVSIVLLFIGFGWAYINPMNQTPLIPEPMVIKSHLGSDINFGGIMGILGGAGVVFFAFIGFDAVSTAAQEAKNPGRDMPIGILASLVVCTILYILFSYVLTGIAPYTDFRVAGKEASVAYAILHYMPGFEWLALLITVAILAGFSSVILVMLLGQTRVFFSMSRDGLVPSIFSDVHEKFKTPYKSNIVFFLFVGLFAAFIPGSVAGDMTSIGTLFAFVLVCAGVWIMRVKNPDMVRGFKTPFVPLIPILGMLVCGAMIFGLGLENWARLGVWLIIGFVIYFTYSIKNSKLQKK; encoded by the coding sequence ATGGCGTCAAAACTGTTTGTTACTAAACCACTAAAAGACTTGATGGCAGACTCGCAGGAGAATGATCATTCTCTGAAACGAACACTCGGCCCGATTAATCTTACCTTGCTTGGAATCGGTGCTATCATCGGTGCAGGGTTATTTGTTCGCACGGCAGCCGCTGCGGCTGAACATGCCGGACCGGCAGTGACAATTTCTTACATTGTTGCCGCCATTGGATGCGCATTTGCAGGTTTATGTTATGCTGAATTTGCATCGTCCATTCCTATTGCCGGAAGTGCCTACACGTATTCGTATGCTACTATGGGTGAATTTGTTGCGTGGATTATTGGCTGGGATTTAATTCTGGAATATGCATTCGGCGCCGCAACAGTTGCCATTGCGTGGTCCGAATATCTTAACAAGCTTCTTGGAAATTGGAATATTCAAATTCCATTTGAATGGAGTCACTCTCCTTTTGAGGTTTCTCCCGATGGAATTAGCGGGTTGGTAAATCTACCTGCGGTATTAATTTTATTTTTAATTACCATGCTGCTTATTCGAGGAACTCAAGAGTCTGCATTTGTCAACGGAATTATTGTTGTGATCAAAGTTTCTATCGTCCTTCTTTTTATCGGATTTGGATGGGCTTACATCAATCCTATGAATCAAACACCACTGATTCCGGAACCGATGGTCATTAAATCTCACCTCGGGTCGGACATTAATTTTGGCGGTATTATGGGGATTCTTGGAGGTGCAGGCGTCGTCTTTTTCGCATTCATTGGATTTGATGCCGTTTCGACCGCGGCACAAGAAGCGAAAAATCCGGGTAGGGATATGCCGATCGGCATTTTGGCTTCTCTTGTTGTTTGTACAATTTTATACATTCTCTTTTCGTATGTATTGACTGGTATAGCACCGTATACAGATTTTAGAGTGGCTGGAAAAGAAGCCTCCGTTGCCTACGCAATTTTACATTACATGCCTGGATTTGAATGGCTTGCATTGCTGATTACTGTCGCTATTCTTGCAGGATTTTCTTCCGTTATTCTTGTGATGCTTCTGGGACAAACACGTGTGTTTTTTTCCATGTCGCGTGATGGTTTGGTACCAAGTATCTTCTCTGACGTTCATGAGAAATTTAAAACACCGTACAAATCAAATATTGTCTTCTTTCTTTTTGTAGGATTGTTTGCGGCATTTATTCCTGGAAGTGTCGCCGGTGATATGACTAGTATCGGTACGCTGTTTGCGTTTGTGCTTGTCTGCGCCGGTGTCTGGATTATGCGAGTAAAAAATCCGGACATGGTGCGAGGTTTCAAAACACCTTTTGTACCTCTTATTCCCATTTTAGGAATGCTTGTCTGCGGTGCGATGATTTTTGGGTTAGGACTTGAAAATTGGGCTCGACTAGGTGTTTGGCTCATTATCGGCTTCGTAATCTATTTTACGTACAGTATTAAAAACAGTAAATTGCAAAAAAAATAA
- a CDS encoding sodium:proton antiporter — MSYLLVLPFAALLLLIALAPLFFSDWWSNHYPKISLSLGALVIGYYVFFLTKNEIVLHTVIEYISFIVLIGALYIVSGGIHISTKDLTNPKENVLILIVGAILANILGTTGASMLLIRPWIKMNKKRIQPYHIVFFIFIISNVGGSLTPIGDPPLFLGYLKGVPFWWITSKAFPIWCTAVGLLLVIFYVLDSKNFHAQKKSIIKEIEGTDVWKIEGLINFLFLGIILLAVFIESPMFLREGVIIVTAIASYMTTKKTIHTANHFTFHPIQEVAILFAGIFATMIPALELLRTQAQTMTSLTPSFFYWNTGLLSSFLDNAPTYLSFLSVAEGNLNSSSLPLAELLNNSTFSSYLIAISIGAVFFGANTYIGNGPNFMVKSIADHYNVPVPSFVRYITHFTVPFLLPVLIVIWILFFL; from the coding sequence ATGTCATATTTACTTGTTCTCCCTTTTGCGGCATTATTACTTCTTATTGCTTTAGCGCCATTATTTTTTTCTGATTGGTGGAGTAACCATTATCCAAAAATCTCTTTATCACTCGGTGCATTGGTCATCGGTTATTATGTTTTCTTCCTTACCAAAAACGAAATTGTTTTGCACACCGTTATTGAATACATCAGTTTTATCGTGTTAATTGGGGCTTTGTATATTGTTTCTGGCGGAATCCATATCTCTACAAAAGATCTTACCAATCCAAAAGAAAACGTTTTAATACTCATTGTCGGAGCAATTCTTGCTAATATATTAGGTACCACCGGCGCATCCATGCTTCTTATCAGGCCGTGGATCAAAATGAATAAAAAGCGGATACAGCCGTACCATATCGTGTTTTTCATTTTTATTATTTCAAATGTTGGCGGATCGCTTACTCCGATTGGAGATCCACCGTTGTTCCTCGGTTATCTTAAGGGAGTTCCTTTTTGGTGGATAACATCCAAAGCATTTCCTATTTGGTGCACTGCTGTTGGTCTGTTGCTTGTGATCTTTTATGTCCTTGATTCAAAAAATTTTCACGCTCAGAAAAAATCAATCATTAAAGAAATTGAAGGGACCGATGTATGGAAAATTGAGGGACTTATTAACTTTCTGTTTTTGGGAATTATTCTTCTGGCAGTATTTATTGAATCTCCGATGTTTTTGCGTGAAGGTGTTATTATCGTTACAGCAATCGCATCGTATATGACAACGAAAAAAACTATTCATACGGCTAATCACTTTACCTTTCATCCCATTCAAGAAGTTGCCATACTCTTTGCCGGAATTTTTGCTACGATGATCCCGGCATTGGAATTACTCCGCACGCAGGCTCAGACTATGACTTCCCTGACTCCTAGTTTTTTTTATTGGAATACAGGACTCTTATCCAGTTTTTTGGATAATGCGCCGACATATTTGAGTTTCTTAAGTGTAGCGGAAGGAAATCTCAATTCGTCGTCACTTCCATTAGCAGAGTTGTTGAACAATTCTACATTCTCTTCATACCTGATTGCCATCAGCATTGGTGCCGTTTTTTTTGGAGCTAATACGTACATTGGAAATGGTCCAAATTTCATGGTGAAATCGATAGCAGATCATTATAATGTTCCTGTTCCTTCATTTGTTCGTTACATAACCCACTTTACAGTCCCCTTTCTCCTCCCTGTATTGATAGTGATATGGATATTGTTTTTCCTTTGA
- a CDS encoding helix-turn-helix domain-containing protein has protein sequence MGEVLFTTHDVANILHVDKSTVKRWTDEGKLKCFRTPGGHRKFRSEDLYNFITENNYGTQPAQALPQLMSDEMIIRSIVHKKEYNVLHSVCFSSAIKGKKQEILTLFSESLNAGLSVASLFDNVVKPTVKKLGFLLVQDKLSISEFHLAQNVLTSSLNQLNETVNKQSRNYKPVVCASIENGKNDVELAAVMTLLEVNGYTAMNLGSGISAEAINQFVVRTKPFAVCLYTSFTENKEQLVNELKKVAELAKSSGSHCIVGGNAFKDLLVNQLDSVTYYASYAELESMQFGNMNLTTIHNHK, from the coding sequence ATGGGAGAAGTTTTATTCACAACACATGACGTCGCAAATATTTTGCACGTGGACAAGTCAACAGTAAAACGTTGGACAGATGAAGGAAAACTTAAATGTTTTCGTACTCCGGGTGGACATCGAAAATTCCGTTCGGAAGATCTTTACAATTTTATCACTGAAAACAATTATGGAACTCAACCCGCTCAGGCGCTTCCTCAGTTGATGAGTGATGAAATGATCATCCGTTCAATCGTTCACAAAAAAGAATACAACGTTTTACATTCCGTCTGTTTTTCTTCGGCGATCAAAGGAAAGAAGCAAGAGATCCTCACATTGTTTAGTGAAAGTCTTAATGCAGGGTTATCAGTTGCATCGTTGTTCGACAATGTTGTAAAACCAACAGTAAAGAAGTTAGGGTTTTTACTTGTTCAAGATAAACTCTCCATCAGCGAATTTCATTTGGCACAAAATGTTTTGACCTCTTCGCTCAATCAATTAAATGAAACAGTGAACAAACAATCGCGCAATTATAAACCAGTGGTTTGTGCCTCTATTGAAAATGGAAAAAATGATGTCGAGTTAGCAGCAGTGATGACTTTGCTTGAAGTGAATGGATATACGGCGATGAATTTAGGTTCTGGTATCAGTGCAGAAGCAATCAATCAATTTGTTGTTCGCACAAAACCATTTGCAGTTTGTCTGTATACATCATTTACCGAAAATAAAGAACAATTGGTCAATGAATTAAAGAAGGTAGCAGAGTTGGCAAAATCGAGCGGTTCGCATTGTATCGTTGGCGGCAACGCATTTAAAGATCTCTTGGTAAATCAACTTGACTCCGTAACATATTACGCATCATATGCTGAGCTTGAATCAATGCAATTTGGAAATATGAATTTAACAACAATACATAATCACAAATAA
- a CDS encoding sodium-translocating pyrophosphatase, whose translation MELTLILGISVIGLLFALFLIRDVLKRDTGTAAMQEISNAIKAGAEAFLRRQNRTIAYLSIALAAIIYILYAFVRAHNEHDPASASMLALWTTLSFVLGAACSVAAGYMGMWTSIRTNIRTAAAATKGMNGALQTALRGGAVSGFFVVAMSLLGVAGLFAIVDSLGIVSDMSKIPLLIVGYGFGASFVALFAQLGGGIYTKAADVGADLVGKVEAGIPEDDPRNPAVIADLVGDNVGDCAGRGADLFESTAAENIGAMILAAGLYKANAATFEGAGLTLIGVLLFPLVARAFGILASIVGIMIVKTNDTEDPMKALNRGYYVTSILAMIGFFIASKWLLGETYYFNFFIAGVIGVLTALAFVFLTQYYTEYNYRPVQSIAEASKTGPATNIIAGLAVGMESTGFPVLVISAALISSYFLGETSGLQNAGLFGTAVATMGMLGTAAYILAMDTFGPITDNAGGIIEMSHQTDEIRKKTDRLDAVGNTTKALTKGYAVGSAALAAFLLFSAYFDEVRNYGFTLDHIDLSKPAVFVGALLGAMLVFLFSSLAIKAVGRAAYAVINNVRDQFKNNPGIMLGTSKPDYGQCVDIVTKAALKEMVLPGILVVAMPIVVGISFKWLFISTGSPSHGASGAEVVGGFLMVGTITGILMALFMNNGGGAWDNAKKFVEVESKKGTDWHKATVVGDTVGDPFKDTAGPSLHVLIKLLSTITLVMAPLFI comes from the coding sequence ATGGAGCTTACGTTAATTCTTGGAATCAGTGTCATTGGTCTGTTGTTTGCACTGTTTTTAATCCGTGATGTGTTGAAACGCGACACGGGAACAGCTGCAATGCAAGAAATTTCCAACGCTATCAAAGCAGGTGCAGAGGCATTCTTGCGTCGGCAAAATAGGACGATTGCATATCTTTCGATCGCACTCGCTGCGATCATTTATATACTCTATGCGTTTGTTCGTGCACATAATGAACATGATCCGGCTTCAGCAAGCATGCTGGCACTTTGGACAACTCTTTCTTTTGTACTTGGTGCTGCTTGTTCCGTTGCCGCAGGTTATATGGGAATGTGGACATCAATCAGAACAAACATTCGAACTGCAGCTGCAGCAACAAAAGGAATGAACGGCGCTTTGCAGACCGCACTTCGCGGCGGCGCAGTTTCTGGTTTTTTTGTCGTTGCAATGAGTCTGCTTGGTGTAGCAGGATTGTTCGCGATCGTGGATTCCCTGGGAATCGTATCTGATATGTCTAAGATTCCATTGTTAATTGTTGGCTATGGATTTGGTGCTTCGTTTGTTGCACTTTTTGCACAACTTGGCGGTGGTATCTACACAAAAGCAGCAGATGTTGGTGCTGATCTTGTAGGAAAAGTTGAAGCCGGAATTCCTGAGGATGATCCTCGTAATCCTGCTGTTATCGCCGATCTTGTCGGTGATAACGTTGGAGATTGTGCGGGTCGTGGTGCAGATTTATTTGAATCAACAGCGGCTGAAAATATCGGCGCGATGATTCTTGCGGCCGGTCTTTATAAAGCTAACGCAGCAACATTTGAGGGCGCAGGATTGACATTGATTGGAGTTCTCTTATTTCCTCTCGTTGCTCGTGCCTTCGGTATCCTTGCGTCCATCGTTGGAATTATGATTGTGAAAACAAACGATACAGAAGATCCGATGAAAGCATTAAATCGCGGATATTATGTTACTTCTATACTTGCGATGATCGGTTTCTTTATTGCTTCAAAATGGCTTCTTGGAGAAACATATTATTTTAATTTCTTCATTGCCGGCGTCATCGGCGTGTTGACTGCACTTGCATTTGTGTTTTTAACACAATATTACACAGAATATAATTATCGTCCCGTACAATCGATTGCAGAAGCATCTAAAACGGGTCCGGCAACAAACATTATCGCTGGTCTTGCCGTTGGTATGGAATCCACAGGATTTCCGGTGCTTGTCATCTCTGCTGCATTAATCTCCTCCTATTTCCTCGGTGAAACATCGGGATTACAGAATGCCGGATTATTCGGAACAGCTGTTGCAACCATGGGTATGCTTGGAACCGCGGCATATATCCTCGCAATGGATACATTCGGTCCTATCACCGATAATGCCGGCGGCATTATTGAAATGTCTCACCAAACGGATGAGATCCGAAAGAAAACTGATCGGTTGGATGCCGTGGGGAATACCACAAAAGCATTAACAAAAGGATATGCCGTTGGATCAGCTGCATTAGCTGCATTTCTTCTGTTCTCTGCCTATTTCGACGAAGTTCGTAACTATGGATTCACGCTTGATCATATCGATCTTTCGAAACCGGCAGTATTTGTTGGTGCATTGCTCGGTGCAATGTTAGTATTTCTCTTCTCCTCACTTGCCATTAAAGCAGTGGGACGTGCAGCATATGCAGTCATCAATAATGTTCGGGATCAGTTCAAGAACAATCCCGGAATTATGCTCGGCACTTCTAAACCGGATTATGGTCAATGCGTTGACATTGTGACTAAAGCAGCGCTGAAAGAAATGGTTCTTCCCGGCATTTTGGTTGTTGCTATGCCCATCGTTGTCGGCATTTCGTTCAAGTGGTTATTTATTTCAACAGGAAGTCCATCGCACGGTGCCAGCGGTGCTGAAGTTGTCGGTGGATTTTTGATGGTTGGAACAATCACCGGTATATTGATGGCATTATTTATGAACAACGGCGGCGGTGCATGGGATAATGCAAAGAAATTTGTTGAAGTAGAAAGCAAAAAAGGAACTGATTGGCATAAAGCAACCGTTGTCGGCGATACAGTCGGCGATCCGTTTAAAGATACAGCAGGTCCTTCACTTCACGTGTTAATTAAATTACTCTCAACCATCACCCTTGTGATGGCTCCGTTGTTTATCTAA
- a CDS encoding amino acid permease, with translation MSTQQKEFKQSLGLLDSTMIVIGSMIGSGIFIVSADIARTVGSPGMLLVVWLITGFITLTAALSYGELAGMMPHAGGQYVYLREAYNPLIGFLYGWTVFTVIQTGTIAAVGVAFAKFTAVLFPWFSEQHVLFSLLGLNISAAQILAIVSIVVLTAINLTGIQEGKVVQNIFTFAKTIALIAVIFLGIFIARNPEAISANFSNFWNASWTTMKDGKIISVESLMGWQLIAAIGVAMVGSLFSSDAWNNITFTAGEVINPKKNIPLSLAIGTGIVTLLYILANIAYIVVLPLVGNPESTEVIGRGIQFATSDRVATATIAVIFGETAAVGMAVLIMVSTFGCNNGLILAGARVYYAMAKDKLFFKKAGELNSHAVPAWALIVQAVWASLLCLSGSYGDLLDYVIFAVLIFYILTVGGIFILRKKMPNAERPYKAIGYPVIPAIYIALATLICAILLIYKPAFTWPGLGIVAAGIPVYFIWKKFTTKNS, from the coding sequence ATGAGTACACAACAAAAAGAATTCAAGCAAAGTCTTGGCCTTCTTGATTCCACAATGATCGTCATAGGTTCTATGATTGGATCGGGTATTTTTATTGTCAGTGCAGACATAGCAAGAACGGTTGGTTCACCGGGAATGCTTCTTGTTGTTTGGCTGATAACTGGATTCATAACCTTAACCGCAGCATTGAGTTACGGTGAATTGGCAGGGATGATGCCTCATGCTGGTGGACAATATGTTTATTTGCGTGAAGCATACAATCCGTTGATTGGATTCTTATATGGTTGGACAGTCTTTACCGTTATCCAAACAGGAACAATTGCTGCTGTGGGTGTTGCCTTTGCAAAATTTACCGCAGTATTGTTTCCATGGTTTAGTGAACAACACGTTCTATTTTCCCTCTTGGGATTAAATATCAGCGCAGCTCAAATCTTAGCTATTGTTAGTATTGTTGTTTTGACGGCTATTAATCTTACCGGAATACAAGAAGGAAAAGTTGTTCAAAATATATTTACGTTTGCCAAAACAATCGCGCTTATCGCCGTCATTTTTCTTGGAATTTTTATCGCCCGAAATCCTGAAGCAATTTCCGCAAATTTTTCAAACTTTTGGAATGCAAGCTGGACAACCATGAAGGATGGAAAAATTATTTCCGTTGAATCCTTAATGGGATGGCAATTAATTGCCGCAATCGGCGTGGCGATGGTTGGGTCTCTCTTTTCCAGCGATGCATGGAATAATATCACGTTTACCGCAGGTGAAGTAATCAATCCTAAGAAAAACATTCCCCTCAGTTTAGCAATTGGAACAGGTATTGTAACGTTGCTATATATATTGGCAAATATCGCTTATATCGTTGTACTTCCACTTGTCGGTAATCCCGAATCGACTGAAGTCATCGGTCGAGGGATACAATTTGCAACATCGGACAGAGTTGCTACTGCAACGATCGCCGTAATTTTTGGAGAAACCGCAGCTGTTGGAATGGCTGTTTTAATCATGGTCTCAACCTTTGGCTGCAACAATGGATTGATTCTTGCCGGAGCACGAGTCTATTACGCTATGGCGAAGGACAAATTATTTTTCAAAAAAGCGGGAGAATTAAATTCACATGCAGTTCCAGCATGGGCATTAATTGTTCAAGCAGTGTGGGCAAGTTTACTTTGTCTCTCCGGTAGTTACGGTGATTTACTCGACTATGTTATTTTTGCCGTGCTCATATTCTACATTTTAACAGTTGGTGGAATTTTTATTCTTCGCAAAAAAATGCCGAATGCCGAACGGCCCTATAAAGCTATAGGATATCCTGTGATTCCTGCCATTTATATTGCATTAGCAACACTCATTTGCGCAATTTTACTTATTTACAAACCTGCCTTCACCTGGCCAGGTTTAGGAATTGTTGCAGCGGGAATACCGGTATACTTCATTTGGAAAAAATTCACAACGAAAAATTCATAA
- a CDS encoding MFS transporter, which translates to MSKQKIIILSTVFVDVLGFGIVIPILPFYLIEFGASAFTITILFSTFSFCAFLSAPLLGALSDRIGRRPVLLLSIFSTSIGWFVFASAASIPFLFLGRIIDGMAAGNFSTAQSYLVDISKNDEKERIKNLGIIGATFGIGFILGPMVGGILSKISHAFPFYFAGGMALINGISAFFFLEESHHNRNSEPLRYNPLTPLIRAYNTISLRSLYLKWFLASVAFVIIQTVFALFAQQVFNYDSFQTGILFTLIGIVIAINQTLLLNKFWVKQFTNNQLELIMLGLMIIGLLLTATQNRLLFFLAFPFVGTSQAVYRVVVANQAMKHADPKMKGEVMGIIASVMTGAMVVSPIAAGILFEQNASFPFIAGALFVLVAFIISYKNSP; encoded by the coding sequence ATGTCCAAACAAAAAATAATTATTCTCTCCACCGTGTTTGTCGATGTCCTTGGATTCGGAATTGTTATTCCCATCCTTCCCTTTTATCTGATTGAATTCGGCGCATCAGCATTCACCATCACAATACTCTTTTCTACATTTTCATTTTGTGCATTTCTCAGCGCACCATTGTTGGGTGCATTATCTGATAGAATCGGGCGTCGTCCTGTTTTGCTTCTTTCTATTTTTTCAACTTCTATTGGTTGGTTCGTCTTTGCAAGTGCAGCTTCTATTCCGTTTCTCTTCTTGGGAAGGATCATAGACGGAATGGCAGCCGGTAATTTTTCGACAGCACAAAGTTATCTTGTTGATATTTCAAAGAATGATGAAAAAGAACGAATTAAAAATTTAGGAATCATTGGCGCAACGTTTGGAATAGGATTTATCTTAGGACCAATGGTCGGCGGCATTCTCAGCAAGATTTCTCACGCATTCCCTTTTTATTTTGCCGGCGGAATGGCATTGATAAATGGTATTTCAGCTTTTTTCTTTTTGGAGGAATCACATCACAATCGAAATAGCGAACCATTACGATATAATCCGCTGACTCCTCTCATTCGAGCATATAATACTATTTCCCTGCGGTCGTTATATCTGAAATGGTTTTTAGCAAGCGTTGCATTTGTTATTATTCAAACGGTTTTTGCATTATTTGCTCAACAAGTATTCAATTATGACTCATTCCAAACGGGTATTTTGTTCACTCTCATTGGCATCGTTATCGCAATAAATCAAACGTTATTGCTCAACAAATTTTGGGTGAAACAATTTACCAACAATCAATTGGAACTGATTATGCTCGGTCTAATGATTATTGGTTTGCTCCTTACCGCCACACAAAATCGTCTTTTGTTCTTTTTAGCATTTCCATTTGTAGGAACAAGTCAGGCTGTGTACCGAGTTGTAGTAGCAAACCAAGCCATGAAGCATGCAGATCCCAAAATGAAGGGTGAGGTAATGGGAATTATTGCGTCGGTTATGACCGGTGCAATGGTGGTCAGTCCTATAGCTGCCGGAATACTTTTTGAACAAAACGCCTCCTTCCCTTTTATCGCCGGAGCGCTCTTTGTACTTGTAGCGTTTATCATTTCTTATAAAAATTCACCTTGA
- a CDS encoding DNA alkylation repair protein — MIVSQILTELRLLGSQKNVEGMKRYNITAQKAFGVSAPDIRALAKHNNKDHNLALSLWRTEYHEARILAAFIADPGKMNLRLLDHWANQIVNWAQCDCCCAELFQKTAYAFVLPFRWTKSKKEFVRRAGLVMIAELAVHHKQTDDSEFEKFFPLIYTYSTDERNFVRKGVNWALRQIGKRNLRLHKKAIALSKEIQNIPSPSAQWIARDAIRELNDPKTIAMIKRRKGVL; from the coding sequence ATGATAGTTTCTCAAATCCTTACTGAGCTACGTTTGCTTGGTAGTCAAAAAAATGTAGAAGGAATGAAGCGGTACAACATTACCGCTCAAAAAGCGTTTGGCGTTTCCGCCCCTGATATTCGAGCACTTGCTAAACATAATAATAAGGATCATAATCTTGCACTTTCATTGTGGCGTACAGAATATCACGAAGCAAGAATCCTTGCAGCATTTATTGCCGATCCTGGAAAAATGAATCTACGTTTGCTCGATCACTGGGCAAACCAGATCGTCAATTGGGCACAATGTGACTGTTGTTGTGCTGAACTGTTCCAAAAAACAGCATATGCCTTTGTGTTGCCGTTTCGATGGACAAAAAGCAAAAAGGAGTTTGTACGTCGCGCGGGATTGGTAATGATCGCCGAACTGGCAGTGCACCATAAACAGACCGATGACAGCGAGTTTGAAAAATTCTTCCCGTTAATTTATACCTATTCTACAGATGAAAGAAATTTTGTAAGGAAAGGGGTGAATTGGGCTTTACGACAGATAGGGAAAAGAAATCTTCGATTGCACAAAAAAGCAATTGCACTTTCGAAAGAAATTCAGAACATTCCCTCTCCATCGGCACAATGGATAGCCAGAGATGCAATCAGGGAACTTAACGATCCAAAAACAATCGCGATGATAAAGCGAAGAAAAGGTGTATTATGA